Genomic window (Primulina eburnea isolate SZY01 chromosome 8, ASM2296580v1, whole genome shotgun sequence):
AAAATTTGTTCATTCCTAAATTTTGCTATATTATTATCTATTCTTATCAGTActaattttgttaattttgaaaattttaagatTACTATTACTAGTAAATTATTTCATATATTATCAATATTATTAGGATTTaaactaaataataataataggatAAATTGAATCCCCATAGTATTTATCgagataaaaaaattgaaatttcacaataaaaagGGGGTTTCCCGACcccttatatatttttaaaaaaacaattatttgatgttttggtaaaaaaaaaaaaaaaaaatgtgacTGGGACGGGATATATGGGTCGGATCCGACTTGGGTCCGCAACAAAATGAATACTCTCCTGACTCCTCTGCCTTTAacttgttcttttttttttgtcctGCAAATTGCAATGAATGACTGAATGAGACGCGGACTAATGGAGGAAGAATATACGCACCTCTTCTACTACTGCGGAATTTGAAGCTGTAAATTATCAAAATCTTTGTAATATTCAATAGTAGTTCgttttgttgtttaattttcgGGAATTTGACGAAGAAAAGTTGGGCTGGTGACAAGATGCTGGGATGCAAATGCTTATATTGGAGCAGAGGCGCCGATTACAAACGACCGGAGCCAGAAACTTTCGCACTGCCTGGTCCGGTTCCCGAATGGTCCCAAGGCATGAAATTGTGGCTTTGAATTGTGTTTTTCTCGGCTCAATTGTTTTTTATTATATGGGTGTGAGAGACGGATTCATGCACGTGTTTTTCTTGGCTTCGTATTGGTTTTTTAATTGTTCATTGTGGCTAATGTATCGAAAATAAGTATGCCCTTTTAGCGTTCTTTGGGTGTTTTTGGATTAATTGGGTGCCCGATCATGTTGGGTTAAAAGTGAAGGATTCTTCATTATTTAATTCTGATTTTTATGTTCGTGGTTTGTTGTTACGCCGGCACCTTTTGTTGTGTATCTGGATTTTATCAATAGTGAGAGTGAGTTATTGTAAATTAACGAAATTTTTTATCAGGTTTTGCCCATAAAAATAGATCCTTTTTCTAGGATTTTCGACACCAGATAATATAAATGGCTTTATGTGGAAGTTTTAGGAGCACATTGTTGGAACTCACCCTGTTTTTTCCTCCTGTAATTTATGTACGTCTTGAAATATTATATTTGATTGTGTGAAGTATTATTCTTTTGGTTCTTTTTCGAATTATTGTGGATTGAAAACTTGTTTCAGGAATTAGTATCATGAACTCTTTATATTCTCATGCTATCTAAACAATGAAAAATTTACTTCTAGTGTCATGATTTCCTCCCCTCTGAACGAAATACTTGTTCCAACATGAAGGGTACTTCTCTTGAACCAAAGGCCTCCTTCATGTGTCTCTGTTTCTTCAGAATGGAGTATCATTTGGTCATGGTTTAGTGAACAAATACTGGAGGAATCATTCCTTACACAATCTATCTTGAGCCGAGCCGTGACATGTTTTGTTTCCAGACCAAAGTATGATGAGCTTATTTTCTGGTTGGCATAAAGCATCAGTTTCACATTACTTTTCAGCCTAACATCTTTATGTAATCTATTGTTTCATTGGAAGTGATACTCTTTTTGGATTGCATCGCTAGTACGGATCATTTTACTTTGGCCTTACTATACAGCCTTCTCTTATTCCTTAGTGGTAATTTGTATTTGAATATGCAGGTTCCGGATTTGGCGCATCAATGATTAAATTAGGAGAATTAGAAGTTTGCCAAATAACAAAGTTTGAGTATATATGGAGTTGCCATATGTCTTTGGATGGAAAACAAGGTGTTAGCTTCTATAAACCAATTTATTTGCCAGATGGATTTTTCTGTCTTGGTCACTACTGCCAATCAAATGAAAGGCCTCTAAGAGGGTTTGTCCTTGTAGCTCGTGTAGCGGCTAAGATTGAATTACATGGCAGTAGCAGTCTTAATTCGTACTATTTGCCTCCACTATTGAATCCCGTGGATTATTCATTGATGTGGTGTTCTGAGGGTGGAAATTATGACGACTTTAATGGATGTGGATACTTCTGGTTACCCCAACCGCCTGAGGGTTATAAAGCATTAGGCTTTTTGGTGACCAACAAGTCAGAGAAGCCAGATTTGGAGGAGGTCAAATGTGTTCGTGCTGACTTAACGGATGGGTGTGAAGCTTATAACTTGATTGTCAACACCCACTCTAAGTTTTCGAAAGCACCATTTGTAGTTTTGAGCATGAGACCTCTTCATCGGGGAATATACGGGAGAGGCGTGTCTGTGGGTACTTTTTACTGCAGTAGCTACTGGAGTCTAGAAGAAGAATTAAATATCGCgtgtttaaaaaatttagatCCGAGTCTCCATGCGATGCCGAATATCGATCATATTCACTCTCTTGTCCGGCACTATGGTCCCACAGTCTTCTTCCATCCTGATGAGGTGTATCTGCCATCTTCTGTTTCATGGTTCTTCAGAAATGGAGCACTGTTGTTCAGTAGCCATAACTCTGGGGGTGAAGCCATTGATATTGAAGGTTCCAATCTTCCCTGTGGAGAGACAAATGATGGGAAGTATTGGATAGATTTTACTTCTGATACTCTAAGAGAGAATGTCAAGCATGGGAACCTGGAAAGTGCAAAACTTTACGTACATGTAAAACCGGCTTTAGGCGGGACTTTCACAGATATTGTGATGTGGGTTTTTTGTCCCTTCAATGGACCAGCCACACTGAAGTTGGGAATGATGAATGTAGCTCTTAGCCAGATTGGGCAGCATGTAGGTGACTGGGAACACTTCACTCTTCGAATAAGCAACTTCACTGGAGAACTTTGGAGCATCTATTTTTCGCAACATAGTGGTGGAAAATGGGTGGGCGCCTCCGATTTGGAGTTCATTGAGGGAAACAAAGCCATCatttattcatcaaaaagtgGCCATGCTAGCTTTCCTCATCCGGGAAACCATATGCAGGGTTCAACAAAACTTGGGATTGGATTGAGGAATGATGCTGCTTTCAGTAATCATTACATCGATTCAAGCAAGGATTATGAAATTATTGCGGCTGAATATCTTGGAGATGAATTGGTCAAGGAACCATTTTGGCTACAATA
Coding sequences:
- the LOC140840238 gene encoding hypothetical protein At1g04090-like isoform X1 — translated: MLGCKCLYWSRGADYKRPEPETFALPGPVPEWSQGSGFGASMIKLGELEVCQITKFEYIWSCHMSLDGKQGVSFYKPIYLPDGFFCLGHYCQSNERPLRGFVLVARVAAKIELHGSSSLNSYYLPPLLNPVDYSLMWCSEGGNYDDFNGCGYFWLPQPPEGYKALGFLVTNKSEKPDLEEVKCVRADLTDGCEAYNLIVNTHSKFSKAPFVVLSMRPLHRGIYGRGVSVGTFYCSSYWSLEEELNIACLKNLDPSLHAMPNIDHIHSLVRHYGPTVFFHPDEVYLPSSVSWFFRNGALLFSSHNSGGEAIDIEGSNLPCGETNDGKYWIDFTSDTLRENVKHGNLESAKLYVHVKPALGGTFTDIVMWVFCPFNGPATLKLGMMNVALSQIGQHVGDWEHFTLRISNFTGELWSIYFSQHSGGKWVGASDLEFIEGNKAIIYSSKSGHASFPHPGNHMQGSTKLGIGLRNDAAFSNHYIDSSKDYEIIAAEYLGDELVKEPFWLQYMREWGPTIVYDSRTELDKIIKMLPVTVRYFVESILNKLPLELYGEEGPTGPKEKNNWIGDERC
- the LOC140840238 gene encoding hypothetical protein At1g04090-like isoform X2, which encodes MEACGCLELSLPIMLLSSEGSGFGASMIKLGELEVCQITKFEYIWSCHMSLDGKQGVSFYKPIYLPDGFFCLGHYCQSNERPLRGFVLVARVAAKIELHGSSSLNSYYLPPLLNPVDYSLMWCSEGGNYDDFNGCGYFWLPQPPEGYKALGFLVTNKSEKPDLEEVKCVRADLTDGCEAYNLIVNTHSKFSKAPFVVLSMRPLHRGIYGRGVSVGTFYCSSYWSLEEELNIACLKNLDPSLHAMPNIDHIHSLVRHYGPTVFFHPDEVYLPSSVSWFFRNGALLFSSHNSGGEAIDIEGSNLPCGETNDGKYWIDFTSDTLRENVKHGNLESAKLYVHVKPALGGTFTDIVMWVFCPFNGPATLKLGMMNVALSQIGQHVGDWEHFTLRISNFTGELWSIYFSQHSGGKWVGASDLEFIEGNKAIIYSSKSGHASFPHPGNHMQGSTKLGIGLRNDAAFSNHYIDSSKDYEIIAAEYLGDELVKEPFWLQYMREWGPTIVYDSRTELDKIIKMLPVTVRYFVESILNKLPLELYGEEGPTGPKEKNNWIGDERC
- the LOC140840238 gene encoding hypothetical protein At1g04090-like isoform X3, coding for MIKLGELEVCQITKFEYIWSCHMSLDGKQGVSFYKPIYLPDGFFCLGHYCQSNERPLRGFVLVARVAAKIELHGSSSLNSYYLPPLLNPVDYSLMWCSEGGNYDDFNGCGYFWLPQPPEGYKALGFLVTNKSEKPDLEEVKCVRADLTDGCEAYNLIVNTHSKFSKAPFVVLSMRPLHRGIYGRGVSVGTFYCSSYWSLEEELNIACLKNLDPSLHAMPNIDHIHSLVRHYGPTVFFHPDEVYLPSSVSWFFRNGALLFSSHNSGGEAIDIEGSNLPCGETNDGKYWIDFTSDTLRENVKHGNLESAKLYVHVKPALGGTFTDIVMWVFCPFNGPATLKLGMMNVALSQIGQHVGDWEHFTLRISNFTGELWSIYFSQHSGGKWVGASDLEFIEGNKAIIYSSKSGHASFPHPGNHMQGSTKLGIGLRNDAAFSNHYIDSSKDYEIIAAEYLGDELVKEPFWLQYMREWGPTIVYDSRTELDKIIKMLPVTVRYFVESILNKLPLELYGEEGPTGPKEKNNWIGDERC